In Ipomoea triloba cultivar NCNSP0323 chromosome 15, ASM357664v1, one genomic interval encodes:
- the LOC116006030 gene encoding microtubule-associated protein 70-5 has product MAAGYEEVGVAEQCLLHTDPFILELTNLQNQLKEKERELGVAQSENKGLRATEQLKDKALEELGNEVKRLEEKLKISENLVEQKNLETKKLMNEKKEALTAQYAAEAALRRVYAEQKEDESIPIESVIAPLEAEIKMYKNEIAALQEDKRAMERHNKSKEAALLEAERILKSALERVLIVEEVQNQNFELRRQIEICQEENKILDKTNRQKVLEVERLSQTILELEEAILAGGAAANTIRDYRRQISEIQEERRTLERELARVKVSANRVATVVANEWKDENDKVMPVKQWLEERRLLQAEMQRLKDKLAISERTAKAEAQLKDKLKLRLKTLEQGLKQTANNNVNPKVLNGFSKPEKANHLFGILSSNYVTKKRSASQPRPSMINRTSDQESSADNSGEPNQQQNNNDQKKRHHGLWYSRNRIDDDDNGEKENAGMKENSDNKLTDSGNFNNKSRDYEITKNDEDMVSGFLYDRLQKEVINMRKCFDTKENALNAKDEEIKMLTKKIETLTKAIGVESRKTKREAAIREKDSSSTIKYKYDGNIRQTNSSLKSSIRVAKP; this is encoded by the exons ATGGCGGCCGGATATGAAGAAGTTGGTGTTGCAGAACAGTGTCTTCTTCACACTGACCCTTTCATCTTGGAGCTCACCAATCTGCAGAATCAACTCAAAG AGAAGGAAAGAGAGCTGGGAGTGGCACAAAGTGAAAACAAGGGATTGAGAGCAACAGAACAGCTCAAGGACAAGGCTCTTGAAGAG cTTGGGAATGAAGTTAAGAGATTGGAAGAGAAGTTGAAAATCAGCGAAAACCTTGTTGAACAAAAG AATCTCGAAACCAAGAAGCTAATGAATGAGAAGAAAGAAGCCCTGACAGCACAATATGCTGCAGAAGCAGCACTAAGAAGAGTATATGCTGAGCAGAAGGAAGATGAGTCTATTCCCATTGAGTCTGTAATTGCTCCCCTCGAAGCCGAGATCAAGATGTACAAGAACGAG ATTGCAGCGTTGCAGGAGGATAAAAGGGCAATGGAACGGCATAACAAGTCGAAAGAAGCAGCCTTGCTGGAAGCTGAGAGGATACTGAAGAGTGCCCTGGAGAGAGTTCTGATAGTAGAGGaagttcaaaatcaaaattttgagcTTAGGAGACAGATTGAAATCTGCCAG GAGGAGAACAAAATCCTCGACAAGACAAATCGTCAAAAGGTATTGGAGGTTGAAAGGCTGAGCCAAACGATTCTGGAGCTCGAGGAAGCCATTCTTGCAGGGGGTGCAGCTGCCAACACTATTCGTGACTATAGACGACAGATATCTGAGatacaa GAAGAGAGGAGGACACTGGAAAGAGAACTGGCACGAGTAAAGGTGTCAGCAAATCGAGTGGCAACTGTCGTGGCAAACGAGTGGAAAGATGAGAATGACAAAGTTATGCCAGTAAAACAGTGGCTAGAAGAGAGAAGGTTATTGCAG GCAGAGATGCAGCGGTTGAAGGACAAGCTTGCCATATCAGAGAGAACAGCAAAGGCAGAAGCACAGCTAAAA GACAAGCTGAAGTTAAGGTTGAAGACTCTTGAACAAGGGTTAAAACAGACAGCCAATAACAATGTAAATCCTAAGGTGTTGAATGGATTCTCAAAGCCTGAAAAAGCCAACCACTTGTTTGGAATTCTGTCAAGCAATTATGTGACCAAGAAGAGGTCTGCATCACAGCCAAGACCCTCCATGATTAACAGAACTTCAGACCAAGAAAGTAGTGCAGACAATTCTGGTGAACCAAATCAGCAGCAGAATAATAATGATCAGAAAAAGAGACATCATGGTCTGTGGTATTCCAGAAACAGGATTGATGACGACGACAAtggtgaaaaagaaaatgcagGGATGAAAGAGAACTCTGATAATAAACTCACAGATTCAGGGAATTTCAACAATAAGAGCAGAGACTATGAAATCACTAAAAACGACGAGGATATGGTATCCGGATTCCTTTATGACAGACTTCAGAAAGAGGTCATAAACATGAGGAAATGCTTTGATACGAAAGAAAATGCTTTGAACGCCAAAGACGAAGAAATCAAG ATGCTAACAAAAAAGATTGAGACACTGACAAAGGCCATAGGAGTGGAGTCTCGAAAAACAAAGAGAGAAGCAGCAATAAGAGAAAaggattcatcatcaacaatAAAGTATAAGTATGATGGCAACATAAGACAAACAAACTCCTCATTAAAGAG TTCAATCAGGGTGGCAAAACCATAA
- the LOC116006056 gene encoding pollen-specific leucine-rich repeat extensin-like protein 1 produces the protein MAPEKTTVMFLTVDLKCSSCYKKVKKVICKIPQIRDQIYNEEENKVRITVVCCSPEKIRDKLCYKGGGVIKSIEIVDPPKPPKPAEKPKEAPKAEKPKEAPKADKPKEAPKAEKPKEAPKADKPKEAPKADKPKEAPKPEAEKSKDAKKSEKPKGPPAPEPVPVPMKQPEPISNVPAPGQVTVMPVTHGFPPPMYCYEPSYEWYGTPVAPPPPLPPPRPCYENYPNLCRCGQARGYYGGCRCDYTYFSEENTSGCTIM, from the exons ATGGCTCCTGAAAAG ACCACTGTGATGTTCCTGACTGTTGATCTCAAGTGCTCCAGCTGCTACAAGAAGGTCAAAAAAGTCATTTGCAAAATTCCTC AAATCAGAGACCAAATATACAATGAGGAGGAGAATAAGGTGAGGATCACAGTGGTTTGCTGTAGCCCTGAGAAGATCCGTGACAAATTGTGCTATAAGGGAGGTGGTGTGATTAAGAGTATTGAGATTGTAGATCCTCCCAAGCCACCAAAACCTGCTGAAAAGCCCAAAGAGGCTCCCAAGGCTGAAAAGCCCAAAGAAGCTCCAAAGGCCGATAAGCCCAAAGAAGCTCCCAAGGCTGAAAAGCCCAAAGAAGCTCCCAAGGCCGATAAGCCCAAAGAAGCTCCCAAGGCCGATAAGCCCAAAGAAGCTCCCAAGCCCGAAGCTGAAAAGTCCAAGGATGCCAAGAAGTCTGAGAAGCCCAAAGGTCCTCCGGCACCGGAGCCGGTACCGGTGCCGATGAAGCAACCGGAGCCAATATCAAATGTACCGGCTCCCGGGCAAGTGACGGTGATGCCGGTTACTCACGGATTTCCACCACCGATGTACTGTTACGAGCCAAGTTATGAATGGTATGGAACACCGGttgcaccaccaccaccactaccaccaccccGGCCGTGCTATGAAAATTATCCAAATTTGTGTCGTTGTGGACAGGCTAGAGGTTATTATGGGGGGTGCAGATGCGATTACACGTACTTTAGTGAAGAAAATACATCTGGGTGCACAATCatgtaa